A window of Fibrobacter sp. UBA4297 contains these coding sequences:
- a CDS encoding ABC transporter substrate-binding protein, producing the protein MNFKKILVAAATALTLSTQAFAAKDATVKIAYYAGSLCGAPFHVAYLNGYFKEEFEKIGQKFELVQIADNTSANDLIASGKADAGFDLLATELQPIENGLPITFISGLHTGCTKFYVKKGSKISSVKDSKGKKIGVIGLSDSSVMSYRRKLREYGIIADGPNAEVEFVVYTANDLPIALEKGAVDVIALHDPAAETAEKQFGFKKILDTATDPKIGKEYCCQAFITLKLLKKNPQAAAAIHRAVQRGAAFAAAEPYKTAKLQIESKIVPGDLEFNAKLLASYNFIPSAKLGYETFKTVAKELQETGVLKKKTNIDKFIKDHYADFDALGIKLPDGYEYDAKTGKFTERWEAPKSLVKSI; encoded by the coding sequence ATGAATTTCAAAAAGATCCTCGTGGCAGCCGCCACAGCACTCACCCTTTCCACCCAGGCTTTCGCCGCCAAGGATGCCACCGTTAAGATTGCCTATTACGCAGGTTCTCTTTGCGGAGCGCCGTTCCATGTGGCTTACCTGAATGGATACTTCAAGGAAGAATTCGAAAAGATTGGTCAGAAGTTCGAACTGGTGCAGATTGCAGACAACACGTCGGCCAATGACCTGATTGCATCGGGCAAGGCAGACGCTGGCTTTGATTTGCTCGCCACAGAACTCCAGCCCATCGAAAACGGGCTCCCCATCACGTTTATCTCTGGGCTCCACACCGGTTGCACCAAGTTCTACGTGAAGAAGGGCTCCAAGATTTCGAGTGTCAAGGATTCTAAGGGCAAAAAGATTGGCGTCATCGGTCTTTCTGACAGTTCCGTGATGTCTTACCGCCGCAAGCTCCGCGAATACGGAATCATTGCAGACGGCCCCAATGCCGAAGTGGAATTTGTGGTTTACACCGCCAACGACTTGCCGATTGCTCTTGAAAAGGGCGCCGTCGATGTCATTGCGCTTCATGACCCTGCCGCTGAGACTGCCGAAAAGCAGTTCGGTTTCAAGAAGATTCTCGATACCGCTACCGACCCGAAAATCGGTAAGGAATACTGCTGCCAGGCTTTCATCACCCTCAAGCTCTTGAAGAAGAATCCCCAGGCTGCCGCCGCCATCCATCGCGCAGTCCAACGCGGTGCCGCCTTTGCTGCCGCAGAACCTTACAAGACTGCCAAGCTGCAAATCGAAAGCAAGATTGTTCCGGGTGACTTGGAATTCAACGCAAAACTTTTGGCCTCTTACAACTTCATTCCTTCTGCAAAGCTCGGTTACGAAACTTTCAAGACCGTCGCCAAGGAACTGCAAGAGACCGGAGTTCTCAAGAAAAAGACCAATATAGACAAATTCATCAAAGATCACTACGCCGATTTCGATGCTCTTGGCATCAAACTTCCGGATGGTTACGAATACGATGCCAAGACCGGCAAGTTCACCGAACGCTGGGA